A DNA window from Caminicella sporogenes DSM 14501 contains the following coding sequences:
- a CDS encoding efflux RND transporter permease subunit, whose translation MKISNMAVKRPVTILMMVLIILTLGVVSFSKLQVDLYPKIEVPVAIVMTEYDGVGPEEIENLITKPLEQSLSTVSNIKNIKSISSEGMSIVVVEFNFGVDMDFASLEMREKVDLVKRLLPDDAGSPMVMKIDPNAFPIIQIAFSNGGDLTKLQNLIEDKIQNRIERIEGVASVNISGGYEDEIRIKVSQEKLNGYGISLSQIANIIRNENLNLPGGEVYSGDRELLLRTTGEFESIEEIKNLPIVLPSGGVIYLKDIAQIKLCKKDVKTINRMNGKPSINMSIQKESNANIVLVAKKVNKEIEKIKKEFPNLTIKTIIDTSEYINDAISNTSQNAILGGILAVFILYLFLRNIRSTFIIATSIPISIIATFTIMYFSGITINLMTLGGLALGIGMLVDNAIVVLENIYRFREEGYSRVEAAKLGAEEVGMAVLVSTLTTIAVFLPIVFTEGIASTLFRDLALTVTFSLLSSLLVSITLVPMLASKILRVEEKHSRRKFGFLTKIFDIVQYFFEILEKMYRRILKFSIYHRKTIIFIVLGLFVLSMTSFPFIGKEFFPVMDEGIVRIQIELPTGSSLEDTDKIAKEIEEKIKSIGEIDSANFSIGGGSNLRLIDSAGENVANVDVILVDLKSREKSANEVADEIREFTKNIPGAKIEVTASSGEEGMGGGTPISIEIRGDDLNVLKKVSDDFIEIVKSVEGTREVKSSFEEGKPEVRIKLKRKIASNYGLTAGQVAFSVKSFVSGTVATKYKYNGTEIDVKIIGDEKAKESLYNLENLLIATPLGVNIPLGQVAEFEIVKGPVTINRDDQVRTVTITSQISGRDLGTISKEINEKLQNYKMPKGYEYKFGGEREEMIKAFKDLALALLLAILLVYMIMASQFESLLNPFIIMFIVPLAVAGGLIGLFITRRTLSVPSIIGIIMLVGIVVNNAIVLIDYINVLRKRGISRDKAVLKAGPTRLRPILMTTLTTVLGLLPLALGIGEGAEAQAPLATVVIFGLMLSTLLTLIFIPVLYISFDNFINKIKKMFRRKKDIEVI comes from the coding sequence AAAATATAAAATCTATATCGAGTGAAGGAATGTCTATAGTAGTTGTCGAGTTTAATTTTGGAGTAGATATGGATTTTGCATCTCTTGAGATGAGAGAAAAAGTAGACCTTGTTAAAAGATTACTACCAGATGATGCAGGAAGTCCTATGGTTATGAAGATAGACCCAAATGCATTTCCAATAATTCAGATTGCTTTTTCAAATGGTGGAGATTTAACAAAGCTTCAAAATTTAATAGAAGATAAAATACAAAATCGTATAGAGAGAATAGAAGGTGTAGCTTCAGTTAATATTTCTGGTGGATATGAAGATGAAATAAGAATTAAAGTATCTCAAGAAAAATTAAATGGATATGGAATATCTTTATCACAAATAGCTAATATAATCAGAAATGAAAATTTAAACCTTCCCGGTGGAGAAGTTTATAGTGGAGATAGAGAGCTTCTTTTAAGAACTACTGGAGAGTTTGAAAGCATTGAAGAAATAAAAAATCTACCTATTGTCCTTCCTTCAGGTGGAGTAATATATTTAAAAGATATAGCTCAAATTAAACTTTGTAAAAAAGATGTTAAAACTATAAATAGAATGAATGGCAAACCATCTATAAATATGTCTATTCAAAAAGAATCGAATGCAAATATAGTTTTAGTAGCTAAAAAAGTCAATAAAGAAATTGAAAAAATAAAAAAAGAGTTTCCAAATTTGACAATCAAAACGATAATAGACACATCTGAATATATAAATGATGCTATCAGTAATACATCACAAAATGCAATATTAGGTGGTATATTAGCAGTATTTATACTTTATTTGTTTTTAAGAAATATAAGAAGTACGTTTATTATAGCAACTTCTATACCAATTTCCATTATAGCAACATTTACGATAATGTATTTTTCAGGCATTACTATTAACTTGATGACACTTGGAGGATTGGCACTTGGAATAGGTATGCTTGTAGATAATGCTATAGTTGTGCTTGAAAATATTTATAGATTCAGAGAAGAAGGGTATTCAAGAGTTGAAGCAGCAAAATTGGGTGCAGAAGAAGTTGGAATGGCTGTATTAGTTTCAACTCTTACGACTATTGCTGTATTTTTGCCTATAGTCTTTACAGAGGGAATTGCATCTACACTTTTTAGAGATTTAGCGTTAACAGTTACATTTTCACTTTTATCTTCGCTTTTAGTATCAATTACTTTAGTTCCTATGTTAGCCTCAAAGATACTAAGGGTTGAAGAAAAACATAGTAGAAGAAAATTTGGATTTCTTACAAAGATTTTTGATATAGTGCAGTATTTCTTTGAAATTTTAGAAAAAATGTATAGAAGAATACTGAAATTTTCTATTTATCATAGAAAAACTATAATATTTATTGTATTGGGGTTATTTGTTCTTTCGATGACATCTTTTCCTTTTATAGGTAAAGAATTTTTTCCGGTTATGGATGAAGGAATAGTTAGAATACAAATTGAGCTTCCAACAGGTTCAAGTTTAGAAGATACAGATAAAATTGCTAAAGAAATAGAAGAAAAAATAAAGAGTATAGGAGAAATAGATAGTGCAAATTTTTCAATCGGTGGAGGGAGTAATTTAAGGCTTATAGATAGTGCTGGAGAAAATGTAGCTAATGTAGATGTAATACTTGTAGATTTAAAATCAAGAGAAAAATCTGCTAATGAAGTGGCTGATGAAATAAGAGAATTTACAAAAAATATACCCGGTGCTAAAATAGAAGTTACTGCTTCTTCAGGCGAAGAAGGTATGGGTGGAGGAACACCTATATCTATTGAGATAAGAGGGGATGACCTTAATGTACTAAAAAAAGTATCTGATGATTTTATAGAAATAGTTAAAAGTGTTGAAGGAACAAGAGAAGTAAAATCAAGTTTTGAAGAAGGTAAACCAGAAGTTAGAATTAAATTAAAAAGAAAGATAGCATCAAATTATGGTTTAACAGCTGGTCAAGTTGCTTTTTCAGTGAAATCTTTTGTATCAGGTACTGTTGCTACAAAATATAAATATAATGGAACGGAGATAGATGTTAAAATAATTGGAGATGAAAAAGCAAAAGAAAGTTTATATAATTTAGAAAATTTGTTAATTGCAACACCTTTAGGAGTAAATATACCATTAGGGCAGGTAGCTGAATTTGAAATAGTAAAAGGACCTGTTACAATAAACAGAGATGACCAAGTAAGAACTGTTACTATTACAAGTCAAATATCTGGGAGAGATTTAGGTACTATATCAAAAGAGATAAATGAAAAACTACAAAATTATAAAATGCCAAAAGGTTATGAGTATAAATTTGGTGGAGAAAGAGAAGAAATGATTAAGGCATTTAAAGATTTAGCACTGGCTCTTTTATTAGCAATTTTGCTAGTATATATGATTATGGCTTCTCAATTTGAATCTCTGTTAAATCCTTTTATCATTATGTTTATAGTGCCTCTAGCAGTAGCAGGTGGATTAATAGGATTATTTATTACAAGGAGAACTTTAAGTGTTCCATCAATAATAGGTATTATAATGTTAGTTGGGATAGTTGTTAATAATGCCATAGTATTAATTGATTATATTAATGTGCTTAGAAAAAGAGGTATAAGTAGAGATAAGGCAGTTCTTAAAGCAGGACCTACGAGATTAAGACCGATACTTATGACGACTTTAACTACAGTTTTAGGACTATTGCCTTTAGCTTTGGGAATTGGAGAAGGGGCAGAAGCTCAAGCACCATTAGCTACTGTGGTAATATTTGGTTTGATGCTTTCTACACTGTTAACTCTTATATTTATACCTGTTCTTTATATCTCTTTTGATAACTTTATAAATAAAATAAAGAAAATGTTTAGAAGAAAAAAAGATATTGAAGTTATTTAG